A single Stutzerimonas stutzeri DNA region contains:
- a CDS encoding gamma-butyrobetaine hydroxylase-like domain-containing protein, whose translation MRIPTAVKLHRASKTLELEYGPDQRYVLPAEFLRVNSPSAEVQGHGNPILQTGKINVALEGIEPAGQYALKLTFSDGHDSGLYTWDYLHHLATHQQQIWDEYLAALARDGKSRDPDISPVKLML comes from the coding sequence ATGCGCATCCCCACTGCGGTCAAACTGCACCGAGCATCGAAAACGCTGGAGCTGGAATACGGCCCCGACCAGCGCTACGTCCTGCCAGCGGAATTTCTGCGGGTGAACTCGCCTTCGGCGGAAGTTCAGGGCCATGGCAACCCCATTCTGCAAACCGGCAAGATCAACGTCGCGCTGGAAGGGATCGAGCCCGCAGGCCAATACGCACTGAAACTGACATTCAGCGACGGCCACGACAGCGGCCTGTACACCTGGGATTATCTGCATCACCTGGCGACCCATCAGCAACAGATCTGGGATGAATACCTCGCCGCCCTGGCGCGCGATGGAAAATCGCGTGACCCGGACATCTCGCCGGTCAAGCTGATGCTCTGA
- the hslU gene encoding ATP-dependent protease ATPase subunit HslU: MSMTPREIVHELNRHIIGQDDAKRAVAIALRNRWRRMQLSAELRPEVTPKNILMIGPTGVGKTEIARRLAKLANAPFIKVEATKFTEVGYVGRDVESIIRDLADAALKMMREQEVGKMRHRAEDAAEERILDALLPQARPVGFSEEPVQSSDSNTRQLFRKRLREGQLDEKEIDIEVADNPGGVEIMAPPGMEEMTSQLQNLFSNMGKGKKKSRKLKIKDALKLVRDEEAARLVNEEELKGRALEAVEQNGIVFIDEIDKVAKRGNTGGADVSREGVQRDLLPLIEGSTVNTKLGMVKTDHILFIASGAFHLSKPSDLVPELQGRLPIRVELKALSPEDFERILTEPHASLTEQYRELLKTEGLGIEFTEDGIKRLAEIAWQVNEKTENIGARRLHTLLERLLEEVSFSAGDLAGQQNGEPIRIDTAYVNSHLGELAEDEDLSRYIL, encoded by the coding sequence ATGTCCATGACGCCTCGCGAGATCGTCCACGAACTCAACCGCCATATCATCGGCCAGGACGACGCCAAGCGTGCCGTCGCCATCGCCCTGCGCAACCGTTGGCGGCGCATGCAGCTGTCCGCCGAGCTGCGCCCGGAAGTCACGCCAAAGAACATTCTGATGATCGGTCCGACCGGTGTCGGCAAGACCGAAATCGCGCGCCGCCTGGCCAAGCTGGCCAACGCGCCGTTCATCAAGGTAGAAGCGACCAAGTTCACCGAGGTGGGCTATGTCGGTCGCGATGTTGAATCGATCATCCGGGATCTGGCCGACGCTGCCTTGAAAATGATGCGCGAACAGGAAGTTGGCAAGATGCGCCATCGCGCCGAGGATGCCGCAGAAGAACGCATTCTCGACGCGTTGTTGCCGCAGGCACGCCCGGTCGGTTTCAGCGAGGAGCCCGTACAAAGCAGCGATTCCAACACGCGCCAACTGTTCCGCAAGCGCCTGCGCGAGGGCCAGCTGGACGAAAAGGAAATCGACATCGAGGTCGCCGATAACCCGGGTGGCGTGGAAATCATGGCGCCGCCGGGCATGGAGGAGATGACCAGCCAGTTGCAGAATCTGTTCTCCAACATGGGCAAGGGCAAGAAAAAGAGCCGCAAGTTGAAGATCAAGGACGCGCTCAAGCTGGTGCGCGACGAGGAAGCGGCCCGCCTGGTGAACGAAGAAGAACTCAAAGGCCGCGCCCTCGAAGCGGTGGAGCAGAACGGGATCGTCTTCATCGACGAGATCGACAAGGTCGCCAAGCGCGGCAATACCGGCGGCGCGGATGTGTCCCGCGAAGGCGTGCAGCGCGACCTGTTGCCGCTGATCGAAGGCAGCACGGTCAATACCAAGCTTGGCATGGTCAAGACCGATCACATTCTGTTCATCGCCAGCGGTGCTTTCCATCTGTCCAAGCCCAGCGATCTGGTACCGGAGCTGCAGGGTCGCCTGCCGATTCGCGTCGAACTCAAGGCGCTGTCGCCGGAAGACTTCGAGCGGATCCTGACCGAGCCGCACGCCTCGCTCACCGAGCAGTACCGCGAGCTGCTGAAGACCGAGGGGCTGGGCATCGAATTCACCGAAGACGGCATCAAGCGCCTGGCCGAGATTGCCTGGCAGGTCAACGAGAAGACCGAGAACATCGGTGCTCGCCGCCTGCATACGCTGCTTGAGCGCCTGCTGGAGGAAGTCTCGTTCAGTGCCGGCGATCTGGCCGGGCAGCAGAACGGCGAGCCGATCCGCATCGACACCGCCTACGTCAACAGCCACCTCGGCGAGCTCGCCGAGGATGAAGACCTGTCGCGGTATATTCTTTAA
- a CDS encoding polyhydroxyalkanoic acid system family protein, translated as MARIIVERTHRLGRDAAREKAEQLAAKLANDYGVRCEWHGDVLKVRRSGADGHIEVGQDRVRVLLNLGLLLSAMGSSIQGQIERALDTALQA; from the coding sequence ATGGCCCGCATCATCGTTGAGCGTACCCACCGCCTTGGCCGAGACGCCGCGCGGGAGAAAGCCGAGCAGTTGGCCGCGAAACTGGCGAACGATTACGGCGTGCGCTGCGAATGGCACGGCGATGTGTTGAAGGTGCGCCGCAGCGGAGCGGACGGCCATATCGAGGTCGGCCAGGACCGCGTCCGGGTTCTGCTGAACCTTGGGCTGTTGTTGTCGGCGATGGGCAGCAGCATCCAGGGCCAGATCGAACGCGCGCTGGACACGGCGCTGCAAGCCTGA